Proteins from one Paenibacillus amylolyticus genomic window:
- the murA gene encoding UDP-N-acetylglucosamine 1-carboxyvinyltransferase, with translation MSKFIVRGGKRLTGSVKVSGAKNSVLPIIAASLLGEEGQSVIIDAPPLDDVMTINKVLESLGAGVTYRDEVITVNAEKLTSCEAPYEWVSKMRASFLVMGPLLTRMGHTRISLPGGCAIGTRPIDQHLKGFEAMGAEISLGQGYIEARSQGRLRGAKIYLDVASVGATQNIMMAATLAEGVTVLENAAKEPEIVDLANFLNGMGAIVRGAGTGVIRIEGVEKLSGVTHTVIPDRVEAGTYMAAAAISGGDVYIEGAISDHLGSVIAKLEEMGVTIQPDENGVRVIADRPLKAVDVKTLPYPGFPTDMQSQMMALLLASEGTSVVTETVFENRFMHVDEFQLMNAEIKVEGRSSIITGNAKLKGAKVTATDLRAGAALIIAGLVAEGTTEVGGVHHIDRGYVHLAEKLNGLGADIYRISVDEPKLEATKAPSEKVEKEVPMFKVQPTLA, from the coding sequence ATGAGCAAATTTATCGTCCGCGGTGGCAAAAGGTTGACCGGAAGTGTCAAAGTTAGCGGCGCTAAAAATTCTGTTCTTCCGATCATCGCTGCCTCTCTCTTAGGGGAAGAAGGACAAAGCGTTATTATTGACGCGCCTCCTCTAGACGATGTGATGACGATTAACAAGGTGTTGGAATCGCTGGGAGCGGGAGTTACATACCGGGACGAAGTGATTACCGTAAATGCGGAGAAACTTACTTCCTGTGAAGCCCCGTATGAATGGGTTAGTAAAATGCGGGCGTCTTTCCTGGTCATGGGGCCTTTGTTGACGCGAATGGGTCATACAAGAATCTCACTTCCTGGTGGATGTGCCATCGGTACACGGCCTATTGATCAGCATTTGAAAGGCTTTGAAGCCATGGGCGCAGAGATCAGCTTGGGCCAGGGTTATATCGAAGCTCGTAGCCAGGGACGGTTGCGTGGTGCGAAAATTTATCTGGATGTGGCTTCCGTAGGTGCCACTCAAAATATTATGATGGCTGCAACATTGGCCGAAGGTGTAACTGTTCTGGAGAACGCGGCCAAAGAACCAGAGATTGTGGATCTTGCCAACTTCCTGAATGGAATGGGTGCCATTGTACGTGGCGCTGGTACTGGCGTGATCCGCATTGAAGGTGTGGAGAAACTGTCAGGCGTTACACATACCGTTATTCCGGATCGGGTAGAAGCGGGTACGTATATGGCTGCTGCTGCAATTTCTGGCGGTGACGTGTACATTGAAGGTGCAATCTCTGATCACCTAGGCTCCGTTATCGCGAAGCTTGAAGAGATGGGTGTAACCATCCAGCCAGATGAGAATGGCGTGCGTGTAATCGCAGATCGTCCTCTTAAGGCTGTGGATGTGAAAACATTACCATACCCAGGATTCCCGACAGATATGCAATCCCAGATGATGGCTCTTTTGCTCGCATCTGAAGGAACCAGTGTCGTGACAGAGACTGTTTTTGAAAACCGATTCATGCATGTGGATGAGTTCCAACTGATGAATGCGGAGATCAAAGTTGAAGGACGTTCGTCCATCATCACAGGCAATGCCAAACTGAAGGGTGCCAAAGTAACAGCTACCGATTTGCGTGCGGGTGCCGCACTCATTATTGCCGGTCTTGTTGCTGAAGGTACAACGGAAGTGGGCGGTGTTCATCACATCGACCGTGGCTATGTACACCTCGCTGAGAAGCTAAACGGACTTGGCGCTGACATCTATCGCATCTCGGTTGATGAGCCTAAGCTGGAAGCAACCAAAGCACCTAGTGAAAAAGTGGAGAAAGAAGTACCGATGTTTAAGGTACAACCCACTTTGGCTTAA
- a CDS encoding SpoIID/LytB domain-containing protein produces the protein MALLIPVILVWPRTSESPKPIPAPTDASNKNTPAPAPAVPVTYTEPEVRVYLSATGTTMNLPLEDYVTGVVAAEMPAEFRLEALKAQAIAARTFIVRRLAASDTSGVPSGTADVTDTVSHQVFIPPDQVKSEWTRLGKAKEWEKLQQAVRESRDTVMTYQGKAITASFFPRVMDIPKMQRMYGERCTVSEKRRQSLG, from the coding sequence ATGGCTCTGCTGATCCCGGTAATTCTGGTGTGGCCGCGAACAAGCGAATCACCAAAGCCGATCCCTGCTCCAACGGATGCCAGCAATAAAAATACTCCAGCTCCGGCGCCAGCCGTTCCGGTTACCTACACTGAACCCGAAGTACGTGTATACCTTTCTGCAACGGGCACAACGATGAATCTGCCACTGGAAGACTATGTTACCGGGGTGGTGGCAGCTGAGATGCCGGCGGAATTCAGGCTGGAGGCTTTAAAGGCGCAGGCGATCGCAGCTCGCACATTTATTGTGCGAAGACTTGCTGCTAGTGATACAAGTGGGGTTCCATCGGGTACGGCGGATGTGACGGATACGGTCAGTCATCAAGTGTTTATTCCGCCAGATCAGGTGAAATCGGAATGGACTCGTCTGGGGAAGGCGAAGGAATGGGAGAAGCTGCAACAGGCTGTACGCGAAAGTCGAGATACGGTGATGACCTATCAGGGCAAGGCGATCACCGCATCCTTTTTTCCACGAGTAATGGATATACCGAAAATGCAGAGGATGTATGGGGAACGCTGTACCGTATCTGAAAAGCGTAGACAGTCCCTGGGATAA
- a CDS encoding SpoIID/LytB domain-containing protein — protein sequence MGNAVPYLKSVDSPWDKSLAPGYKQTVTMKRNEILQKLNLDAIPATTQSGSWMEVLSTTKGHRIKEMQIAGETFSGPEVRKLLGLRSSQFSWKTTGDEVQITTYGYGHGVGMSQWGANGMAQEGHTATQILKHYYTGISFGQASKMLASR from the coding sequence ATGGGGAACGCTGTACCGTATCTGAAAAGCGTAGACAGTCCCTGGGATAAAAGCCTGGCACCAGGCTACAAGCAGACCGTTACGATGAAGCGTAACGAGATTCTGCAGAAGCTAAACCTGGATGCCATTCCGGCCACCACTCAGAGTGGATCGTGGATGGAAGTGTTATCTACAACCAAAGGACATCGAATAAAGGAGATGCAAATCGCAGGTGAAACATTCAGCGGCCCAGAGGTTCGCAAGCTGCTCGGATTAAGATCCAGCCAGTTCAGTTGGAAGACCACGGGGGATGAGGTCCAGATCACAACATATGGATACGGACATGGGGTTGGCATGAGCCAATGGGGAGCAAACGGCATGGCGCAGGAGGGTCACACGGCCACCCAGATTCTCAAACACTACTATACCGGCATCTCATTCGGACAGGCATCCAAGATGTTGGCATCCAGGTAG
- a CDS encoding M23 family metallopeptidase, translating to MNEQNKKTVQEETPKTTQGVPASQPSSWKRAMSKRWVFPAAYIAAAGIILTLVWVYQGTGDKAMNPDSAKEAVETGASAGTEGTAVGGEEESVEVVAKSENFVWPVAVPSEISIVKPFYDSEASTEEHEAAMVQYNDTFIPNTGVDLARGDNKTFEVKAALAGKVTRVEQNPLTGQVVEITHSDNLKTVYQSLADVKVKQDDEVKQGDAIASAGVNELGKTLGNHLHFEVYEDGQPVNPQGYLPEK from the coding sequence ATGAATGAACAAAACAAAAAAACAGTCCAAGAAGAAACTCCTAAAACAACTCAAGGAGTACCGGCTAGCCAGCCCTCTTCATGGAAAAGAGCAATGTCCAAACGCTGGGTCTTCCCGGCAGCCTACATCGCAGCAGCAGGCATTATACTAACCTTAGTGTGGGTCTATCAGGGAACAGGCGACAAAGCTATGAACCCGGACTCTGCTAAAGAAGCAGTAGAAACAGGCGCATCGGCGGGTACAGAAGGAACAGCAGTAGGCGGAGAAGAAGAAAGTGTGGAAGTTGTTGCGAAGTCGGAGAATTTTGTATGGCCGGTAGCGGTACCGTCCGAAATTTCGATAGTGAAGCCTTTCTATGATAGCGAAGCTTCGACCGAGGAACATGAAGCGGCAATGGTGCAGTACAATGATACATTTATCCCGAACACGGGTGTGGATCTGGCACGTGGGGATAACAAAACGTTTGAAGTCAAAGCAGCACTTGCCGGTAAAGTTACCCGGGTTGAGCAAAATCCGCTCACAGGTCAGGTTGTGGAAATTACACACAGCGATAATCTGAAGACGGTGTATCAAAGCCTGGCAGACGTCAAAGTGAAACAGGACGACGAAGTGAAACAGGGAGATGCGATTGCATCCGCTGGCGTCAATGAATTGGGTAAAACGCTAGGAAACCACCTTCACTTTGAAGTTTACGAAGACGGACAGCCGGTTAACCCGCAAGGATATCTTCCGGAAAAATAA
- the spoIIID gene encoding sporulation transcriptional regulator SpoIIID, producing the protein MHDYIKERTIKIGRCIVETRNTVRTIAKEFGVSKSTVHKDLTERLPEINPDLADQVKHILEYHKSIRHLRGGEATKIKYKKTSGKKREVLASAKS; encoded by the coding sequence GTGCACGATTACATCAAGGAACGGACCATCAAAATTGGTCGCTGCATTGTTGAGACGAGGAATACGGTCCGTACCATAGCCAAAGAATTCGGCGTGTCAAAGAGTACTGTGCATAAGGATCTGACGGAGCGTCTGCCGGAAATCAACCCTGATCTTGCTGATCAGGTAAAACACATTTTGGAGTATCACAAGTCCATCCGCCATTTGCGGGGCGGGGAAGCGACCAAAATCAAATACAAAAAAACGAGTGGCAAGAAACGTGAGGTGTTGGCTTCCGCTAAATCGTAG
- a CDS encoding rod shape-determining protein produces MFSKDIGIDLGTANVLIHVKGSGVVLDEPSVVTIESDTKRVLAVGEEARRMVGRTPGNIVAIRPLRDGVIADFEITEAMLRHFINRVGARSWYSHPRILICAPTNITSVEQKAIREAAERSGAKEVFLEEEPKAAAIGAGMDIFQPSGNMVVDIGGGTTDVAVLSMGDVVTASSIKVAGDKFDEAIIKFIKAKYKLMIGERTAEDIKIAIGSVHPGGRQTEMDIRGRDMVSGLPVTVTVSGNEVQEALWDSVQSIIVAAKSVLERTPPELSADIIDRGVVLTGGGALLNGLDELLSNELHVPVWVAEDPMHCVVKGTGIMLNNLDQVVKKKF; encoded by the coding sequence ATGTTTAGCAAGGATATTGGTATTGATCTTGGCACGGCCAACGTGCTTATTCACGTGAAAGGAAGTGGGGTTGTCCTCGATGAACCTTCCGTCGTGACCATTGAAAGCGATACGAAACGTGTCCTTGCTGTTGGGGAAGAGGCGCGTCGTATGGTGGGGCGTACTCCAGGTAACATTGTTGCCATTAGACCGCTGCGTGACGGCGTTATTGCGGACTTCGAGATTACGGAAGCAATGCTCAGACATTTCATTAATCGTGTGGGTGCAAGAAGCTGGTACAGCCACCCTCGGATTCTGATCTGTGCACCAACAAACATTACTTCTGTAGAGCAGAAGGCCATCCGCGAGGCGGCAGAACGTAGCGGTGCCAAAGAAGTGTTTCTGGAAGAAGAGCCGAAAGCAGCAGCGATCGGTGCGGGAATGGATATTTTTCAGCCGAGCGGCAATATGGTCGTGGATATCGGCGGCGGTACGACTGACGTTGCAGTCCTCTCTATGGGCGACGTGGTCACCGCCTCTTCTATTAAAGTCGCAGGGGACAAGTTCGACGAAGCCATTATCAAGTTTATCAAAGCCAAGTACAAGCTTATGATCGGTGAACGGACCGCTGAAGATATCAAAATTGCGATTGGTTCCGTACATCCGGGTGGACGTCAAACGGAGATGGACATTCGCGGACGTGATATGGTATCCGGTCTGCCTGTTACCGTAACGGTATCGGGAAATGAAGTACAGGAAGCCCTGTGGGATTCCGTGCAATCCATCATTGTGGCAGCCAAATCGGTATTGGAGCGTACACCGCCTGAATTGTCAGCGGACATTATCGACCGTGGTGTTGTTTTGACTGGTGGAGGTGCATTGCTGAACGGACTGGACGAGCTTTTGTCCAATGAATTGCATGTACCGGTATGGGTTGCGGAAGATCCAATGCACTGTGTCGTGAAGGGGACGGGCATAATGCTTAATAATTTGGATCAGGTGGTTAAGAAAAAGTTCTAA
- a CDS encoding flagellar hook-basal body protein, producing the protein MNNSMISAKVSMTAIQQRLDVIADNIANVNTAGYKSKQAAFEDVLTRVQQQPDKYKLDGRSTPMGYNLGFGARLADVTKDMSQGPLNETGLPTDLAIEGNAMFAVEANGEKMWTRQGAFHFVPDTRPKANPNAPDMMVMVNGEGHFALDRQGNRITAPNNSKVAFDENGNLLIRRGNEANAIIGAQLQVVDIERPEGLVQYADNLFGLDAGLTEDDVFGANAATRQAAALIRPGFLEQSNVDLTQEMSLLMQGQRTYQLAAKALTSSDSMMGLANNMRA; encoded by the coding sequence ATGAATAATTCCATGATTAGTGCCAAGGTTTCCATGACTGCCATACAGCAACGATTGGATGTCATTGCCGATAATATTGCCAACGTGAATACGGCAGGCTATAAGAGCAAGCAAGCGGCCTTCGAGGATGTGCTGACCCGGGTGCAACAACAACCGGACAAGTACAAACTGGATGGACGCTCCACACCGATGGGATATAACCTCGGTTTTGGTGCTCGTTTGGCGGATGTGACGAAGGATATGTCTCAAGGCCCCTTGAACGAGACCGGCCTTCCGACTGATCTGGCCATTGAAGGAAATGCCATGTTTGCAGTTGAAGCGAACGGGGAGAAAATGTGGACACGTCAGGGTGCATTTCATTTTGTACCGGATACAAGACCAAAAGCTAATCCAAATGCACCAGATATGATGGTGATGGTCAATGGTGAAGGTCACTTTGCTCTGGATCGTCAAGGTAATCGCATTACGGCACCGAATAATAGCAAAGTTGCTTTTGATGAAAATGGCAACCTGTTAATCCGACGCGGTAATGAGGCGAACGCAATCATTGGGGCACAACTCCAAGTGGTAGACATTGAACGCCCTGAAGGTCTGGTACAATATGCGGATAACCTGTTCGGCCTGGATGCGGGATTAACCGAGGATGATGTATTTGGTGCCAACGCGGCTACACGTCAAGCGGCTGCCTTGATCCGTCCGGGTTTCCTGGAGCAGTCCAATGTGGACCTGACACAGGAGATGTCTTTGCTTATGCAAGGACAGCGGACATATCAACTGGCGGCCAAGGCGCTAACTTCAAGTGATTCCATGATGGGCCTTGCCAACAATATGAGAGCGTAA
- a CDS encoding DNA-directed RNA polymerase subunit beta, whose product MTETQQQNSKPEKKEVKKKKSGWRIARWFLVPVLLVLALAGGMVAGYVVLGKQDIGSVWQWSTWEHVYNLVFAP is encoded by the coding sequence ATGACAGAAACACAGCAGCAGAACAGTAAGCCGGAGAAGAAGGAAGTCAAGAAGAAGAAGAGTGGATGGCGCATCGCAAGATGGTTCCTGGTTCCGGTCCTGCTTGTTCTTGCCCTTGCTGGCGGAATGGTAGCTGGCTATGTGGTACTGGGCAAACAGGATATCGGTTCCGTATGGCAATGGAGTACATGGGAACATGTATATAATCTGGTGTTCGCTCCATAA
- the fabZ gene encoding 3-hydroxyacyl-ACP dehydratase FabZ: MLDIKQIQEIIPHRPPFLLVDKILEIEDGKRAVGLKNVTINEPFFIGHFPEYPVMPGVLITEALAQVGAVAILNMEGNKGKIGFLAGLDNFRFRGQVVPGDTLILEVEITRLKGSIGKGKATARVDDKVVAEGEIMFALSDPS, translated from the coding sequence GTGCTCGATATCAAACAAATTCAAGAAATCATCCCGCACCGTCCCCCGTTTTTGCTGGTGGACAAGATTCTAGAGATTGAGGATGGCAAGCGTGCCGTTGGTCTGAAGAACGTAACCATTAACGAACCATTCTTCATTGGTCATTTTCCAGAGTATCCGGTAATGCCGGGTGTACTGATTACAGAAGCGCTGGCTCAAGTTGGTGCAGTAGCCATTCTGAATATGGAAGGCAACAAAGGCAAAATTGGCTTTTTGGCAGGACTGGACAATTTCCGATTCCGTGGACAAGTTGTGCCCGGAGATACGTTGATCCTGGAAGTGGAGATTACACGTCTGAAGGGTTCGATTGGTAAAGGTAAAGCAACCGCCCGTGTAGACGACAAAGTGGTCGCTGAAGGCGAGATTATGTTTGCACTGTCTGACCCAAGCTGA
- a CDS encoding phospho-sugar mutase → MEQLSTAAAETLQQWLEDASIDEATKQELRDLQDQPKELEERFYRNLEFGTGGLRGVIGAGSNRMNRYTVGRATQGFARYLLEQHGDKEGKPSVVIAHDSRHFSPEFTLDAALVLAGNGIVAKLFPSLRSTPELSFAVRHQKATGGIVVTASHNPPEYNGYKVYNHEGGQLVPDEAEKVIQYIQEVPSLADVKKLTQEEAEAQGLLIWLGEDQDQAFVDTVASRSLSRELIQSGVGRDFKIVYTPLHGTGNIPVRRVLEQIGFEQVHIVAEQEQPDAEFSTVKSPNPEEREAFTLAMKLGESVGADILIGTDPDADRMGAVVKDNDGKYFVLSGNQSGAIMVHYLLSRLQETGTLPSNGAVVKTIVTSEMGAVIAEHYGAEVMNTLTGFKYIGEKMNQFEATGSHTFLFGYEESYGYLSGNYARDKDAVLASMLIAEAAAYYKSQGKTLYDVLQELYNQFGYFLEKLESRTLKGKDGVAQIQAKMTDWRSNPPQEVAGIAVQDVLDYSLGLDGLPKENVLKFILADGSWFCLRPSGTEPKIKVYFAVRGENLEDAESRIERLVTTVMSRVDAQ, encoded by the coding sequence ATGGAACAGTTAAGCACAGCAGCAGCAGAGACGTTGCAGCAATGGTTGGAGGATGCTTCGATTGATGAAGCAACGAAACAGGAGCTTCGTGACTTGCAGGATCAGCCGAAAGAGCTGGAGGAACGTTTTTACAGAAACCTGGAGTTTGGGACAGGGGGATTGCGTGGAGTCATTGGTGCCGGAAGCAACCGGATGAACCGGTACACTGTAGGTCGGGCAACGCAAGGATTCGCGCGGTATTTGCTTGAGCAGCATGGTGACAAGGAAGGCAAACCTTCTGTTGTTATTGCTCATGATTCCCGTCATTTCTCACCTGAATTCACACTGGATGCTGCGCTTGTACTGGCTGGAAACGGCATTGTAGCCAAGCTGTTCCCATCCCTGCGTTCAACTCCGGAGTTGTCATTCGCAGTGCGTCATCAGAAGGCGACTGGAGGAATCGTTGTAACAGCGAGTCATAACCCACCAGAGTACAACGGATACAAAGTGTACAATCATGAGGGCGGTCAATTGGTACCCGATGAAGCGGAAAAAGTCATTCAGTACATCCAGGAAGTGCCTTCCCTTGCTGACGTGAAGAAGCTGACGCAAGAAGAAGCAGAAGCTCAAGGGCTCCTGATCTGGCTGGGTGAAGACCAAGACCAGGCGTTCGTGGATACCGTGGCAAGCCGCAGTCTGAGCCGCGAACTGATCCAATCCGGCGTCGGCCGTGATTTCAAAATCGTTTACACACCGCTGCACGGAACAGGCAACATCCCTGTACGTCGTGTACTGGAGCAGATTGGATTCGAGCAGGTGCACATTGTAGCGGAACAGGAACAGCCGGATGCGGAGTTCTCAACCGTGAAATCGCCTAACCCGGAAGAACGCGAAGCGTTTACGCTTGCAATGAAGCTGGGAGAATCCGTCGGTGCTGACATTCTGATCGGAACAGATCCGGATGCAGACCGTATGGGTGCTGTCGTGAAAGACAATGATGGCAAATATTTCGTCTTGTCGGGTAACCAGTCTGGTGCCATTATGGTACATTATCTACTGAGCCGCCTGCAAGAGACCGGAACACTGCCAAGCAATGGTGCGGTTGTCAAGACGATCGTAACCAGTGAGATGGGTGCTGTCATTGCTGAACATTACGGTGCAGAAGTGATGAACACACTGACAGGCTTCAAATATATTGGTGAAAAAATGAACCAGTTCGAAGCAACAGGCAGTCATACCTTCTTGTTCGGATATGAAGAGAGTTATGGCTATCTTTCAGGCAACTATGCCCGTGACAAGGATGCTGTGCTTGCCTCGATGCTGATTGCTGAAGCAGCTGCGTATTATAAGAGTCAAGGCAAGACACTCTATGATGTCTTGCAAGAACTATACAACCAATTCGGATATTTCCTGGAGAAGCTGGAGTCCCGTACGCTGAAAGGTAAAGACGGCGTAGCTCAGATTCAGGCCAAAATGACGGACTGGCGTTCCAATCCGCCACAAGAAGTAGCGGGAATTGCTGTACAGGATGTACTGGACTACTCCCTTGGTCTGGACGGTCTTCCGAAGGAGAACGTACTGAAGTTCATTTTGGCAGACGGTTCATGGTTCTGCTTACGTCCTTCAGGAACAGAACCGAAGATCAAAGTATACTTCGCCGTGCGTGGAGAGAATTTGGAAGATGCGGAAAGCCGGATCGAGCGTCTGGTGACTACCGTAATGTCGCGTGTAGACGCTCAATAA
- a CDS encoding DUF5693 family protein: MRQKWLYWNNASRKWLWLVVIIGLVASIPVISDRVQTESSANKVELVFNYRGLLDISAYQAHPQDFMNEQLTRLKDAGVTTMAVFESTLDELRKTRRLMVYSGQDLANLTKDVIPSNANYTYVLFTSEENAQTYTPIIEQTFADRQIPVVPWEYEGRSGLILQTPPENANMQPLQPDPVAVKMLRDKGFYILPRISDSVPYSQESMERLLTFFEENGVKRILFDGDAVKGYNDNAEMNSLDQFAQLLNKHNIGLAAIENLKKPQSGFQILAYKTDYNVTRLYSLSDGDANLDVDTIADRFVLATKDRNIRMLYMNASPSRNTAKAMITDPIENLINSLGEPGHAVERMAKHGFELGQAEAFTVKDSSIQRYAKLVALVGAIAMIALMVSYFIPLLTLITFAVALVGSAGLFLLKPTLLEQGIALLVAIAAPTIAMVLAVRTVNYQQQRQPDASAGRRLRQTVVLYVRTSIISFLAVPFVIALLNSITYSLVINQFRGVSLLHFAPMALVAIYIVFYRGSGSFSIQKIKEMLRMPINVLMVVLALVAAVVGYYYLSRTGNSGSVTPFEMFLRTTLEDTFGVRPRFKEFMLGHPLFIVGVFAALKYRKVIFVLIIAAIGQLSMVDTFAHIHTPAVLSLIRGVMGLGLGLIFGIIAVGVWQVAEGCWKKWSPLLKS; the protein is encoded by the coding sequence GTGCGTCAAAAATGGCTTTATTGGAATAACGCTTCTCGGAAGTGGTTGTGGCTCGTCGTTATTATCGGTCTGGTTGCGTCCATCCCTGTAATCAGTGATCGGGTGCAGACAGAATCTTCTGCCAACAAGGTAGAACTTGTTTTCAACTATCGAGGACTGCTGGATATCTCCGCGTATCAGGCACATCCGCAAGATTTCATGAATGAACAATTGACTCGTCTGAAAGACGCAGGCGTAACAACGATGGCTGTGTTCGAAAGTACATTGGACGAGCTGAGAAAGACACGCCGACTAATGGTATATAGCGGCCAGGATCTCGCGAACCTGACCAAAGATGTGATTCCTTCTAACGCAAATTACACGTATGTGTTATTTACATCGGAGGAAAATGCACAGACGTATACCCCTATTATTGAACAAACGTTCGCTGATCGGCAGATCCCGGTAGTTCCATGGGAGTATGAAGGTCGTAGCGGCTTAATATTGCAGACGCCTCCAGAGAATGCCAACATGCAGCCTTTGCAGCCCGATCCGGTTGCCGTGAAGATGCTGCGTGATAAAGGGTTCTACATTTTGCCGCGCATCTCGGACAGCGTGCCATACAGCCAGGAATCGATGGAGCGCTTGCTTACCTTCTTCGAAGAGAATGGCGTAAAGCGCATCTTGTTTGATGGGGATGCTGTGAAAGGGTACAATGATAATGCAGAGATGAACAGTTTGGACCAATTCGCACAGTTGCTGAACAAGCATAATATTGGTCTTGCAGCCATCGAGAACTTGAAGAAACCGCAATCTGGATTTCAGATCCTTGCGTATAAAACGGATTACAACGTTACGCGTCTATACTCACTTAGTGATGGAGATGCCAATCTGGATGTAGATACGATTGCTGACCGTTTTGTTCTGGCAACCAAAGACCGTAACATTCGTATGCTCTATATGAATGCATCGCCAAGCCGGAATACAGCCAAGGCCATGATTACAGATCCGATTGAGAATCTGATTAACAGCCTGGGTGAGCCAGGGCATGCGGTAGAACGCATGGCGAAGCATGGATTTGAACTTGGACAAGCTGAAGCATTCACAGTTAAGGATTCATCAATTCAGCGTTATGCCAAGCTGGTTGCTCTCGTTGGTGCAATTGCCATGATTGCACTTATGGTTTCTTATTTTATCCCACTACTGACCTTGATCACATTTGCGGTTGCTTTGGTGGGCAGTGCAGGATTGTTCCTCTTGAAACCAACGCTGCTTGAGCAAGGAATTGCCTTGCTTGTGGCTATAGCGGCGCCGACCATAGCGATGGTGCTGGCCGTTCGTACCGTAAATTATCAGCAACAGCGTCAACCCGACGCATCTGCGGGTCGCCGTTTGAGACAAACTGTAGTTTTATATGTAAGAACATCAATCATTTCGTTCCTGGCAGTACCTTTTGTCATCGCGTTGCTTAACAGTATTACGTACAGTCTGGTCATTAACCAGTTCCGCGGCGTCAGTCTGTTGCACTTTGCTCCTATGGCACTGGTAGCGATCTACATTGTGTTTTATCGTGGTTCTGGATCGTTCTCTATTCAGAAAATTAAAGAAATGCTTCGTATGCCAATCAATGTGTTAATGGTTGTTTTGGCACTCGTTGCTGCCGTTGTTGGATACTATTACTTGAGCCGTACAGGCAACTCGGGTTCAGTTACACCATTCGAGATGTTCCTGCGTACTACGCTGGAAGATACGTTCGGTGTAAGACCGAGATTCAAAGAATTTATGCTGGGACACCCGCTGTTTATCGTTGGCGTGTTCGCCGCTTTAAAATATCGTAAAGTCATCTTTGTGCTCATTATTGCAGCGATTGGACAGTTGTCCATGGTGGATACGTTCGCGCATATCCATACACCGGCTGTATTGTCACTCATTCGTGGAGTGATGGGATTGGGACTTGGCTTAATCTTCGGTATCATTGCTGTGGGTGTGTGGCAAGTAGCGGAAGGATGTTGGAAAAAATGGTCACCACTTCTCAAAAGTTAG